The Nerophis lumbriciformis linkage group LG05, RoL_Nlum_v2.1, whole genome shotgun sequence genome contains a region encoding:
- the chrm2a gene encoding muscarinic acetylcholine receptor M2a, whose translation MDVLNFTYWNASEGNDTDAADEGESAYKTVEVVFIVLVAGSLSLVTVIGNILVMLSIKVNRNLQTVNNYFLFSLACADLIIGLCSMNLYTVYIVMGYWPLGPVVCDLWLALDYVVSNASVMNLLIISFDRYFCVTKPLSYPVKRTTKMAGMMIAAAWVLSFILWAPAILFWQFIVGGRTVPEKECYIQFFSNAAVTFGTAIAAFYLPVIIMIQLYWQISRASKSRVKKDNRKPSGGNAEPLSPAQRRNNKPNNNNIPGESVGCSQSQNADDGASQHDERMQNGKAPSSNTNEGETEGDDVAKDVCAPGEEKESSNDSTSGSVAASNLKDEEAVPSAANSCADTSQSLPRQRAKAGVSKLTCIKIKAKSPKGDCYTPSNTTVEIVPASDRQNHVARKIVKMTKQPPNKKKKAPPSREKKVTRTIMAILVAFVATWTPYNVMVLINTFCSSCIPNTVWTLGYWLCYINSTINPACYALCNVTFKKTFKHLLLCQYKSSRSAR comes from the coding sequence ATGGACGTGCTTAACTTCACTTACTGGAACGCCTCGGAAGGCAATGACACCGACGCGGCGGACGAGGGCGAGAGCGCCTACAAGACGGTGGAGGTGGTGTTCATCGTGCTGGTGGCCGGCTCCCTCAGTCTGGTCACCGTCATTGGAAACATCCTGGTCATGCTCTCCATCAAAGTCAACAGGAACTTGCAGACCGTCAACAACTATTTCCTCTTCAGCCTGGCGTGCGCTGACCTCATTATTGGACTGTGCTCCATGAACTTGTACACGGTCTACATCGTCATGGGGTACTGGCCTCTGGGCCCGGTGGTTTGCGACCTGTGGCTGGCGCTGGACTACGTAGTCAGCAACGCCTCTGTCATGAATCTTCTTATCATAAGCTTTGACAGATACTTCTGCGTCACCAAGCCCCTCAGCTACCCTGTCAAAAGAACCACCAAGATGGCAGGGATGATGATCGCCGCCGCCTGGGTGTTGTCTTTCATCCTGTGGGCGCCCGCCATCCTTTTCTGGCAGTTTATTGTGGGTGGGCGGACAGTGCCTGAGAAGGAGTGTTACATTCAGTTCTTCTCAAATGCCGCTGTCACTTTTGGCACAGCCATTGCCGCCTTTTACTTGCCCGTCATCATCATGATTCAGCTCTACTGGCAGATCTCCAGGGCGAGCAAAAGCCGGGTGAAGAAGGATAACCGAAAGCCGTCGGGAGGCAACGCCGAGCCTCTGTCGCCCGCCCAGCGGAGGAACAACAAACCCAACAATAACAACATACCTGGCGAGAGCGTGGGGTGTTCTCAGAGCCAGAATGCGGACGATGGCGCAAGCCAACATGACGAAAGGATGCAGAACGGCAAAGCACCTTCTTCAAACACGAACGAGGGCGAAACCGAGGGTGACGATGTGGCGAAGGACGTCTGCGCTCCTGGAGAAGAGAAGGAGAGCTCCAACGACTCCACCTCGGGCAGCGTGGCCGCATCTAACCTGAAGGACGAGGAGGCGGTGCCTTCCGCGGCCAACTCCTGCGCAGACACCAGCCAGTCTCTTCCCCGCCAGCGGGCCAAGGCAGGCGTCTCCAAGCTGACCTGCATCAAAATTAAAGCAAAATCCCCCAAAGGTGACTGCTACACGCCCTCCAACACCACCGTAGAAATAGTCCCCGCCTCCGACAGGCAGAACCACGTGGCCCGCAAGATCGTGAAGATGACCAAGCAGCCGCCCAACAAAAAGAAGAAAGCGCCGCCATCGCGGGAGAAGAAGGTGACGCGCACCATCATGGCCATCCTGGTGGCTTTCGTGGCCACCTGGACGCCTTACAACGTGATGGTGCTCATTAACACCTTCTGCTCCAGCTGCATCCCCAACACGGTGTGGACGCTGGGGTACTGGCTATGCTATATCAACAGCACAATCAACCCCGCCTGCTATGCCCTGTGCAACGTCACCTTCAAAAAGACGTTCAAGCACCTCCTGCTCTGCCAGTACAAGAGCAGTCGGTCCGCCAGGTAG